One Dasania marina DSM 21967 DNA segment encodes these proteins:
- the queF gene encoding NADPH-dependent 7-cyano-7-deazaguanine reductase QueF (Catalyzes the NADPH-dependent reduction of 7-cyano-7-deazaguanine (preQ0) to 7-aminomethyl-7-deazaguanine (preQ1) in queuosine biosynthesis), which translates to MKFEEGLSLGAEVEYVSDYSPQLLFPISRQQTRENLGIDNNRLPFKGEDIWNAYELSWLNPKGLPQVGVAACYFPCDSVAIIESKSFKLYLNSFNQSTFTSLQQVQACMAEDLSKACGGEVRVELLSPQQWHFSQADPYPDPALAWVTIDQQDISTSAYHTDKSLLIAGTGEQVEEHLQSHLLRSLCPVTGQPDWGSLQISYRGQQINHQGLLRYIVSFREHQEFHEQCVERIFTDLMASYLLDELSVYARYVRRGGLDINPYRSTADKPIANTRLFRQ; encoded by the coding sequence ATGAAGTTTGAAGAAGGACTATCCCTGGGTGCTGAGGTTGAGTATGTTAGCGACTATTCGCCCCAGTTATTGTTCCCCATATCACGGCAGCAGACCCGTGAGAATTTGGGTATAGATAATAATCGGCTGCCGTTTAAGGGCGAAGATATATGGAATGCCTATGAGCTTTCGTGGCTAAACCCTAAAGGTTTACCACAGGTGGGGGTAGCCGCTTGTTACTTTCCCTGTGATTCTGTTGCCATCATAGAGTCAAAATCTTTTAAGCTGTACCTCAACTCTTTTAATCAATCCACGTTTACCAGCCTGCAGCAGGTGCAAGCCTGTATGGCTGAGGACCTGTCTAAAGCTTGTGGTGGCGAGGTGAGGGTGGAGTTGTTGTCACCCCAGCAATGGCATTTCAGTCAAGCTGACCCTTATCCTGACCCTGCGCTTGCGTGGGTCACTATCGATCAGCAGGATATTAGCACCAGTGCTTACCATACCGATAAATCCTTGTTGATTGCGGGTACTGGTGAGCAGGTAGAGGAGCATCTACAAAGCCACTTATTGCGCTCGTTGTGCCCAGTAACCGGCCAGCCCGACTGGGGTAGTCTGCAAATCAGCTACCGTGGTCAGCAAATCAATCACCAAGGCTTGCTGCGCTATATCGTCAGCTTCCGCGAGCATCAGGAGTTTCACGAACAGTGTGTGGAGCGTATATTTACCGATTTGATGGCCAGCTACCTATTGGACGAGCTGAGTGTGTATGCCCGCTATGTACGTCGAGGCGGCTTGGATATTAACCCTTATCGCAGTACTGCCGATAAACCCATAGCAAATACCCGGCTTTTTAGGCAGTAA
- a CDS encoding ABC transporter permease — translation MNFTEQWIAFSTILGREIKRFMRIWLQTLLPPVITITLYFIIFGNLIGGRIGEMGGYSYMEFVVPGLIMMAVITNSYSNVVSSFYGAKFQRFVEELLVSPTPNYIVLWGVVMGGVCRGLLVGLVVTLVATFFTDLRVDSPLLTIIIVLMTAILFSLAGFINAIFANSFDDISIVPTFILTPLIYLGGVFYSTELLPEFWAGVSQLNPMLYIVNAFRHGVLGASDINISVALMIVAGFTVLAYAYAMHLLNSGKRLRQ, via the coding sequence ATGAATTTTACCGAGCAGTGGATAGCGTTTAGCACCATATTAGGCCGTGAAATTAAGCGCTTTATGCGTATCTGGCTACAAACTTTATTGCCGCCGGTGATTACCATTACGCTGTATTTTATTATTTTCGGCAATTTAATTGGCGGCCGTATAGGCGAGATGGGCGGCTATAGCTATATGGAGTTTGTCGTGCCCGGCTTGATTATGATGGCGGTGATTACCAACTCTTATTCTAATGTGGTGTCGTCATTTTACGGTGCTAAATTTCAACGTTTTGTGGAAGAACTGTTGGTATCACCCACGCCTAATTATATTGTGCTATGGGGGGTAGTGATGGGCGGGGTATGCCGAGGCCTGCTGGTCGGGCTGGTGGTGACGCTAGTGGCCACCTTTTTTACCGACTTACGTGTGGATAGCCCGCTGTTGACGATTATTATCGTGTTAATGACCGCTATACTGTTTTCATTGGCAGGATTTATCAATGCAATTTTTGCTAATAGCTTTGATGATATTTCAATAGTGCCTACGTTTATATTGACGCCTTTAATCTATTTGGGCGGGGTATTTTACTCTACCGAATTATTGCCCGAGTTTTGGGCTGGGGTGAGTCAGCTCAACCCTATGTTATACATCGTGAACGCCTTTAGACATGGTGTTTTAGGTGCGTCAGATATTAATATTAGCGTGGCCTTAATGATAGTCGCCGGTTTTACCGTGTTGGCTTATGCTTATGCCATGCATTTACTGAATAGTGGTAAACGTTTGCGCCAGTAG
- a CDS encoding ABC transporter ATP-binding protein: MTLALSIKQLSKTYNNGFQALKGIDFEVKQGDFFALLGPNGAGKSTTIGIICSLVNKTAGQVEVFGHDIDHDFPMAKKQLGVVPQEFNFNNFDKPLDILIHQAGYYGIPRKKALERSEFYLKKLGLWDKRDTPSRTLSGGMKRRLMIARALIHEPKLLILDEPTAGVDIEMRRSMWTFLQELNAQGTTIILTTHYLEEAESLCKNIAIINHGVIAENTSMRTLLQTLHKMVFVIDVKAPLQHAPKLVGFDCVLVDSQCIEVEVQQSQSLNALFAQLNEQQIEVSSLRNKTNRLEELFVDLVNKPAA; the protein is encoded by the coding sequence ATGACTTTGGCGCTAAGCATCAAGCAATTAAGCAAGACCTATAATAATGGCTTTCAGGCCTTAAAGGGAATTGATTTCGAGGTAAAGCAGGGCGATTTCTTTGCATTGCTAGGTCCCAATGGTGCAGGTAAATCGACTACCATAGGCATTATTTGTTCACTGGTTAATAAAACTGCAGGGCAGGTTGAGGTGTTTGGGCACGACATTGATCATGATTTCCCCATGGCCAAAAAGCAACTAGGGGTAGTGCCGCAGGAGTTTAATTTTAATAACTTTGATAAACCTTTGGATATATTAATTCATCAGGCCGGTTATTACGGTATTCCCCGAAAAAAGGCGCTAGAGCGCAGTGAGTTTTATCTTAAGAAGTTAGGGCTTTGGGATAAGCGTGATACCCCTTCCCGCACCCTTTCTGGCGGCATGAAGCGTCGGTTAATGATAGCCAGAGCCTTAATTCATGAGCCTAAACTGCTTATTTTAGATGAACCCACCGCTGGGGTTGATATAGAAATGCGCCGCTCTATGTGGACCTTTTTGCAAGAGCTTAACGCTCAGGGCACCACTATTATTTTGACCACCCATTATTTGGAAGAGGCCGAAAGCCTCTGTAAAAATATTGCTATTATCAATCACGGGGTAATTGCGGAAAACACCAGTATGCGCACCCTGTTACAGACACTACATAAAATGGTGTTTGTTATAGATGTTAAAGCGCCGCTGCAGCACGCGCCTAAGCTGGTCGGGTTTGACTGTGTATTGGTTGATAGCCAGTGTATAGAGGTGGAAGTACAGCAGTCACAGTCCTTGAACGCCTTGTTTGCCCAGTTAAACGAACAGCAGATAGAAGTATCGAGCTTGCGTAATAAAACCAATCGCTTAGAAGAGTTGTTTGTTGATTTGGTTAATAAACCTGCAGCCTAG
- a CDS encoding PA2817 family protein: protein MPENSLIIKNLFSTLYKYCAVLPPFCNDELSESEQNFINNLEQLANNSLNDEALYEKGQRLIENIIANYPMLTPALNRDILWLLGGNCMHYLGDDELSDYQRIDELLHEAHDNDTPLSFQEAKAQVLKLH from the coding sequence ATGCCAGAAAATAGCTTAATTATAAAAAATTTATTTAGCACACTCTATAAATACTGTGCCGTACTACCGCCCTTTTGTAATGATGAGCTCAGTGAGAGCGAGCAAAACTTCATTAACAACTTAGAACAACTGGCTAACAATAGCTTAAACGACGAAGCTCTCTATGAAAAAGGCCAACGACTAATAGAGAATATTATCGCCAATTACCCCATGCTGACACCCGCACTAAACCGCGATATTTTGTGGCTATTAGGCGGCAACTGCATGCACTATCTGGGTGATGACGAGCTTAGCGACTATCAGCGTATAGATGAACTACTACATGAAGCTCACGACAATGATACACCACTGAGCTTCCAAGAAGCTAAAGCACAGGTATTAAAGCTGCACTAA
- a CDS encoding DNA-3-methyladenine glycosylase I, whose translation MRDFDDIYQQVLKRFGSDKALQAFLIEPLSEQELIAADDKFYLSTMSRRIFRAGLKHSLVDAKWPAFEQAFFNFSPLRVAMMSDEELDVLMGNKAIIRHWGKIKAVRVNAGLVYELSEQHQGFGRWLAQWPVDDIVGLWLLLKKQGAQLGGNSSPSFLRMVGKDTFVLSADVIAALISQDIVDKTPTSQKDLRSVQQAFNSWRQQSGWPLCKLSRLLAMTVNY comes from the coding sequence ATGCGCGATTTTGACGATATTTATCAACAGGTGCTTAAACGTTTTGGCAGTGACAAGGCGCTACAGGCTTTTTTAATCGAGCCTTTATCCGAACAAGAATTAATCGCTGCCGATGATAAGTTTTATTTGTCGACTATGAGCAGGCGAATTTTTAGAGCGGGCTTAAAGCACAGCCTAGTGGATGCCAAATGGCCAGCGTTTGAGCAGGCCTTTTTTAATTTCTCACCCCTGCGCGTCGCTATGATGAGCGACGAAGAGCTGGATGTACTGATGGGGAATAAGGCCATTATTCGGCACTGGGGTAAAATTAAAGCGGTGCGGGTTAATGCCGGGCTGGTTTATGAGCTTTCCGAGCAGCACCAAGGCTTCGGCCGCTGGTTGGCGCAGTGGCCAGTAGACGATATTGTAGGCTTGTGGCTGTTGTTAAAAAAACAGGGTGCACAGCTGGGCGGTAATTCATCCCCTTCATTTTTACGTATGGTGGGCAAAGATACCTTTGTGCTATCAGCCGATGTGATTGCAGCGTTGATTTCGCAAGATATAGTCGATAAAACGCCTACTAGTCAAAAAGACTTACGCAGTGTGCAGCAGGCTTTTAATAGTTGGCGGCAGCAGAGTGGCTGGCCGCTGTGTAAGCTAAGTCGTTTGTTAGCTATGACGGTGAATTATTAG
- the msrB gene encoding peptide-methionine (R)-S-oxide reductase MsrB: MTKITKSEQQWREQLSEQDFAICRLKGTERAFTGEYNDNKAQGIYRCKCCGEPLFISSSKYDSGSGWPSFYQPVASEQVLEDRDTSHGMLRVEVMCKACEAHLGHVFTDGPEPTGLRYCVNSASLRFEPQDE; encoded by the coding sequence ATGACCAAGATAACTAAGAGTGAGCAGCAGTGGCGCGAGCAGTTGAGCGAGCAAGACTTTGCAATATGCCGCCTGAAAGGCACGGAGCGTGCCTTTACTGGCGAATATAACGATAACAAGGCGCAAGGTATCTACCGCTGCAAGTGCTGTGGTGAGCCTTTGTTTATCTCATCCAGCAAGTATGACTCAGGTTCAGGCTGGCCCAGCTTTTACCAGCCAGTAGCTAGCGAGCAGGTTTTGGAAGATCGCGATACCAGCCATGGCATGTTGCGGGTAGAGGTGATGTGCAAAGCTTGTGAGGCGCATTTAGGCCATGTCTTTACTGATGGCCCCGAACCTACTGGCCTGCGTTATTGTGTTAATTCTGCTTCTTTACGTTTTGAGCCGCAGGACGAATAA
- a CDS encoding class I SAM-dependent methyltransferase, producing MERVIAAIAQGLSETNKQAPQSRRLFHGRGHCYPGLEAINVDFHPGILLITLYQAPAEQGYQQLVDYLVGEPNDLCVVVQRRYLAQSPSEIIKGVLPEDCYAATDDMRFALNIAGNQNIGYFLDMQTIHQWLRDHAQGVSVLNLFSYTCAFSVAALKGGARAVVNVDMSSGVLKTGQKNHQLNNLDSRASRFMKLDILKSWGRIKKPAPYDLVVIDPPSNQRGSFVAEQDYGKVLRRIPQLLGEQGQVLACLNAPHLATDFLLELMAQECPGCTLLQRFAASEDFPEADPNCSLKVMLFSYQRQP from the coding sequence ATGGAAAGAGTTATAGCGGCTATCGCGCAAGGTTTAAGCGAGACTAATAAACAAGCGCCGCAGTCGCGGCGTTTGTTTCATGGCCGCGGCCATTGCTATCCAGGCTTGGAAGCCATTAATGTCGATTTTCATCCGGGCATACTACTGATTACCTTGTATCAAGCGCCGGCAGAGCAGGGTTACCAGCAGCTGGTGGATTATCTTGTCGGTGAGCCTAATGATTTGTGTGTGGTGGTACAGCGCCGCTATCTGGCCCAGTCGCCCTCTGAAATAATAAAAGGCGTGTTGCCTGAGGATTGCTATGCGGCTACCGATGATATGCGCTTTGCGCTGAATATCGCGGGCAATCAAAATATTGGTTATTTTTTGGATATGCAAACCATTCATCAATGGTTGCGTGATCATGCGCAGGGAGTATCGGTGCTGAACTTATTTTCGTATACCTGCGCTTTTTCGGTGGCGGCGTTAAAAGGTGGTGCCCGTGCCGTGGTGAATGTGGATATGAGTAGCGGTGTGCTAAAAACCGGCCAAAAAAATCATCAGCTCAATAACTTAGACAGCCGTGCCAGTCGTTTTATGAAATTGGATATACTTAAATCTTGGGGCCGTATTAAAAAGCCCGCACCCTATGACTTAGTGGTCATCGATCCGCCCAGTAATCAACGTGGCAGTTTTGTGGCCGAACAGGATTATGGCAAGGTGTTGCGGCGTATTCCACAGTTATTGGGCGAGCAGGGGCAGGTGTTGGCTTGTTTAAATGCACCGCATTTGGCTACTGACTTTTTGCTGGAGTTAATGGCGCAGGAGTGCCCCGGTTGCACGTTGCTACAGCGCTTTGCGGCCTCGGAAGATTTCCCTGAGGCTGACCCGAATTGCTCATTAAAAGTGATGCTCTTTAGTTATCAGCGCCAGCCTTAA
- a CDS encoding 4-phosphoerythronate dehydrogenase, whose product MLTIVADENIPYADEYFSHLGTIQKVNGRSLCAEQVANADIVLVRSVSQVDEALLKNSTVKFVGTATIGLDHLDTAYLESQHIAWANAPACNAHSVVDYVFSCFSQFDGLWQKLLADSCVGIIGLGNVGSRLQQRLTALGVSTKAYDPLLSDPSGDALYPLAEVLACDVICMHAPLTTSGPYPSRHMIGLAELQQLRPDALLINAGRGAVIDNQQLFAFLQQRPEQRVVLDVWENEPQIDLDLLPFINIATPHIAGYSLDGKRLGTAMVYQACCQALGVPQQSLSQSQALMPITIPARLSAVAGLSHAIKQVYDVRGDDGRFREAMSSAAGDVSLAAKRFDELRKYYPERREFSCYHIANSEQLNPQLQRCLLASGFTLAVS is encoded by the coding sequence GTGCTAACTATTGTTGCAGATGAAAACATCCCTTATGCGGATGAATATTTTTCTCATTTGGGTACTATCCAAAAAGTGAATGGCCGCAGCCTGTGTGCTGAGCAGGTCGCCAATGCCGATATAGTCTTGGTGCGTTCGGTAAGCCAAGTTGATGAGGCGCTGCTAAAAAATTCGACGGTGAAGTTTGTTGGCACCGCCACCATAGGTCTGGATCATTTAGATACTGCGTATTTAGAGAGTCAGCATATAGCTTGGGCTAATGCGCCAGCGTGCAATGCTCATTCCGTGGTTGATTATGTGTTTTCCTGCTTTAGTCAGTTTGACGGCCTGTGGCAAAAGTTATTGGCTGATAGTTGCGTGGGTATTATAGGCCTGGGCAATGTCGGTAGCCGTTTACAGCAGCGGCTTACGGCCTTAGGTGTTAGCACTAAAGCTTATGATCCTCTTTTATCTGATCCATCAGGTGATGCCTTATACCCACTAGCCGAAGTGTTGGCCTGCGATGTTATTTGCATGCATGCACCACTGACCACCAGCGGGCCTTACCCCAGCCGTCACATGATAGGGCTGGCCGAGTTACAGCAACTCAGGCCCGATGCGCTATTAATTAACGCTGGCAGAGGCGCGGTAATAGACAATCAGCAGTTATTCGCTTTTTTACAGCAGCGGCCTGAGCAGCGTGTCGTGTTAGATGTGTGGGAAAACGAACCGCAGATAGACTTGGATTTGCTGCCCTTTATTAACATCGCAACCCCGCACATAGCCGGCTATAGTCTAGACGGAAAACGTTTAGGCACGGCCATGGTGTATCAGGCTTGCTGCCAAGCTTTAGGCGTGCCCCAGCAATCGCTAAGCCAGAGTCAGGCTTTAATGCCTATTACTATACCTGCACGGTTATCGGCGGTAGCAGGGCTGAGCCATGCTATTAAACAGGTTTACGATGTCCGCGGCGATGATGGTCGCTTTCGCGAGGCTATGAGTAGCGCTGCAGGCGATGTGTCATTAGCGGCAAAACGTTTTGATGAGTTGCGTAAGTATTATCCCGAGCGTCGAGAGTTTTCCTGTTATCACATTGCCAATAGCGAGCAATTAAACCCACAATTACAGCGCTGCTTATTAGCCAGCGGTTTTACTTTGGCGGTAAGTTAA
- a CDS encoding elongation factor P hydroxylase → MLAELIELFDRCFFQSCNTRLVKGGVEPLYSPADKCCDYHRIIFAHGFFSSALHEIAHWCLAGEQRRKQIDYGYWYAEDGRSAQQQTIFEAVEVKPQAIEWMFSVASAQKFSLSVDNLNGEYTDPLPFKQAVLAQVKKYCEQGLPQRAALFQQQLIVHFNPAYQLSADHFSLDRL, encoded by the coding sequence GTGTTAGCGGAGTTAATAGAATTATTTGATCGTTGCTTTTTTCAAAGCTGTAACACGCGCTTAGTGAAGGGCGGGGTAGAGCCTTTGTATAGCCCTGCCGATAAGTGTTGCGATTATCACCGCATTATATTTGCGCACGGTTTTTTTAGTAGTGCCTTACATGAAATAGCACACTGGTGTTTGGCTGGTGAGCAGCGACGCAAGCAAATAGACTACGGCTACTGGTATGCCGAAGATGGTCGCAGTGCCCAGCAGCAAACAATCTTTGAGGCTGTGGAGGTTAAACCGCAGGCTATAGAATGGATGTTTAGTGTAGCTAGCGCGCAAAAATTTTCACTAAGCGTGGATAATTTAAATGGCGAGTACACAGACCCGTTACCGTTTAAACAAGCAGTGTTAGCCCAGGTGAAAAAATATTGCGAACAGGGTCTACCGCAACGTGCAGCGCTATTTCAACAGCAGTTAATCGTGCACTTTAATCCAGCCTATCAACTCTCGGCTGATCACTTTTCTTTGGATAGGTTATAA
- the tusA gene encoding sulfurtransferase TusA: protein MYDEAELLDTSGLMCPEPVMMLHGAVRDCAVGGVIKVIATDPSTQRDIPKFCSFLGHELLEQQQSDKCYIYWIRKQAT, encoded by the coding sequence ATGTACGATGAGGCTGAGCTGCTGGATACCAGCGGCCTAATGTGCCCAGAGCCGGTAATGATGTTGCACGGTGCAGTGCGCGATTGTGCTGTGGGTGGCGTCATCAAGGTGATAGCCACCGACCCCTCTACCCAGCGTGATATCCCCAAATTTTGTAGTTTTTTAGGCCACGAGCTGCTGGAACAGCAGCAGTCGGATAAGTGCTATATCTACTGGATACGCAAGCAAGCGACTTAG
- a CDS encoding YheU family protein, translating to MSDVVEVPYQQLSEHALQGLIEEFINREGTDYGAQEYSLEGKVAQVHQALQVGRAVIVFDPVLESCTLLSKT from the coding sequence ATGTCTGACGTTGTAGAGGTTCCCTATCAGCAGCTCTCTGAGCATGCCTTACAGGGCTTGATAGAAGAGTTTATCAATCGCGAAGGCACTGATTACGGTGCGCAGGAATACAGCCTAGAAGGCAAGGTTGCCCAAGTGCATCAGGCCCTGCAGGTCGGCAGGGCAGTGATCGTGTTTGATCCTGTGCTGGAGAGCTGCACGTTGTTGTCTAAAACTTAA
- a CDS encoding class I SAM-dependent methyltransferase codes for MKKFQVVGLLSCLLASALANSQPSENTVLWQQALTGEHRTPAYMQRDQYRHPKATLTFFGVSPSSTVVEIWPGGGWYTEILAPLLRDQGMLYAAHFTADSEVTFFRNSRRDFEAKLSAKPAIYDKVVTTSLMPPEQLSIAPAASADAVLTFRNVHNWVKSGSAEAVFVAMYQALKPGGVLGVVEHRAKPGTSEANMAASGYVTEARVKALAQQAGFVFVASSELNANSKDSTSHPAGVWTLPPSLRLGDERQAHYLAIGESDRMTLKFIKPQ; via the coding sequence ATGAAAAAATTTCAGGTTGTTGGATTGTTAAGTTGTTTGCTGGCCAGTGCCTTGGCTAATAGCCAGCCTAGTGAGAATACCGTCCTGTGGCAGCAGGCTCTCACCGGCGAGCATCGCACACCAGCGTATATGCAGCGCGATCAGTATCGCCACCCCAAGGCTACGCTGACCTTTTTTGGTGTTAGCCCTAGCTCTACCGTGGTGGAAATTTGGCCCGGTGGCGGTTGGTATACCGAGATTTTAGCGCCGTTGCTGCGCGACCAAGGTATGTTGTATGCCGCACATTTTACTGCCGATTCAGAGGTTACTTTCTTTCGCAATAGCCGTCGTGATTTTGAGGCCAAGCTTAGCGCCAAGCCCGCTATCTATGACAAGGTGGTGACGACTAGTTTGATGCCGCCGGAACAGCTAAGTATTGCGCCAGCGGCTAGTGCCGATGCGGTATTAACTTTTCGCAATGTCCATAACTGGGTGAAGTCTGGCAGTGCCGAGGCGGTGTTTGTCGCTATGTATCAAGCGCTAAAGCCCGGAGGCGTATTAGGTGTGGTTGAGCACAGGGCTAAGCCGGGTACTAGCGAGGCCAACATGGCGGCTTCAGGCTATGTGACTGAGGCCAGAGTTAAGGCGTTAGCGCAGCAAGCGGGCTTCGTGTTTGTGGCTAGCAGCGAGCTTAATGCCAACTCTAAAGACAGTACCAGCCACCCCGCGGGAGTGTGGACCTTGCCGCCTTCGCTGCGCTTAGGTGATGAGCGGCAAGCGCATTACCTAGCTATAGGCGAGAGTGATCGTATGACCTTAAAATTCATTAAGCCGCAATAG
- the cysS gene encoding cysteine--tRNA ligase codes for MSLKIYNTFTRSKEVFTPLHSGKINMYVCGMTVYDYCHLGHARVLVAFDVISRYLRNAGYEVNYVRNITDIDDKILNRANENGELYTDLTERFIRLMHEDEARLGVQSPDQEPRATAYIAEIITMVSSLIEKGYAYAADNGDVYYSVAKFGPYGQLSNKNPDELLAGARIDIEQAKQDPRDFALWKSAQADEVHWDSPWGKGRPGWHIECSAMSTCCLGNTFDIHGGGPDLPFPHHENEIAQSEAATGEKYARYWMHAGAVRVNGEKMSKSLGNFFTIRDILAKYHPEVVRYLLIASHYRSAINYSEESLQTAKTALDRFYKGLKGFENVEPMNLAALPEPSSYIQRFHEAMQDDFNTPVALAVMFDLVRELNTAVKEGDELAQQKLATELKSLGALLGLLQSKPDEFLQAGGADELSAEAIEAIEAKIQQRVEAKASKDYALSDKIRDELKEQGVILEDTGGVTGWRRA; via the coding sequence ATGAGTTTAAAAATTTACAATACCTTTACTCGCAGCAAAGAGGTTTTCACCCCCTTACACTCCGGTAAAATTAATATGTACGTCTGTGGCATGACGGTTTATGACTATTGCCACTTAGGCCACGCCCGTGTGTTAGTGGCTTTTGATGTCATTAGCCGTTACCTGCGCAATGCCGGTTACGAGGTAAACTATGTCCGCAATATTACCGACATAGATGATAAAATTTTAAATCGCGCCAATGAAAACGGTGAGCTCTATACCGACTTAACAGAGCGTTTTATAAGGTTAATGCACGAGGACGAAGCGAGATTGGGTGTGCAGTCACCCGATCAAGAGCCGCGAGCAACGGCGTACATCGCTGAAATTATTACTATGGTTAGCAGCCTGATTGAAAAAGGTTATGCCTATGCTGCGGATAATGGCGATGTCTATTATTCAGTGGCAAAGTTTGGGCCTTACGGGCAACTCAGCAATAAAAATCCCGATGAGTTATTAGCCGGTGCGCGCATCGATATAGAGCAGGCCAAGCAAGACCCCAGAGATTTTGCTTTGTGGAAATCGGCGCAAGCTGATGAAGTGCATTGGGATTCGCCTTGGGGTAAAGGTCGCCCCGGCTGGCATATAGAGTGCTCTGCTATGTCGACCTGCTGCTTGGGTAATACCTTCGATATACACGGTGGTGGCCCGGACTTACCGTTCCCTCATCACGAAAATGAAATTGCCCAATCGGAAGCGGCGACCGGTGAAAAATATGCACGCTACTGGATGCATGCCGGTGCGGTAAGAGTGAACGGCGAGAAGATGTCTAAATCACTGGGCAACTTTTTTACCATACGCGACATACTGGCTAAGTATCACCCCGAAGTGGTGCGTTATTTATTGATAGCCAGCCATTACCGCAGCGCCATTAACTACTCGGAAGAGAGTTTACAAACCGCTAAAACCGCATTGGATCGTTTTTATAAAGGGCTTAAAGGTTTTGAAAACGTAGAGCCTATGAATTTGGCAGCCTTACCTGAGCCGTCATCTTATATACAGCGCTTCCACGAGGCTATGCAGGACGACTTCAATACGCCGGTGGCGCTAGCGGTGATGTTTGACTTGGTGCGCGAGCTTAATACTGCGGTGAAAGAGGGTGATGAGCTTGCACAGCAAAAGCTTGCTACCGAGCTCAAAAGCTTAGGTGCCTTGTTAGGCTTGTTGCAATCCAAACCTGACGAATTTTTGCAAGCGGGCGGTGCCGACGAATTATCGGCCGAGGCTATAGAGGCTATAGAGGCTAAAATTCAACAGCGGGTAGAGGCTAAGGCCAGTAAAGACTATGCGCTGTCAGATAAAATCCGCGACGAGCTAAAAGAGCAGGGCGTTATTTTAGAGGATACCGGCGGTGTTACCGGTTGGCGCAGAGCCTAA